A genomic segment from Bradyrhizobium sp. CB1015 encodes:
- a CDS encoding PAS domain S-box protein translates to MDQLGTDFPWRLVLENTIVGISYMQNRRFLWANARMAEIFGYNAGELDGEPVRKLYVTQEDYDDVGRLMAGYSRDGFYTHERAMACKNGSLIWCRISGRLLRRNDMVGPSVWVVQDLTDKRNAENELRRVNQQLENTIEKRTSNLRRTNEALKAEIERRKTLQAASAATGEKFRTLFRHLPLGVLVVDAEGAIVEVNRTLQSYFGVQSRTRLKELMDDSSRVALPDGQTCSLSSLLRDHATARLAVERFEFAWIRAPGRLRHIAAIGAPLVTSRRGVVFTFADVTENRRQREREHEQHAALAHASRLSLMGQMASALAHELGQPLNACQSYLSGIRHRLGAEQLDLGELAHVLEKTSAHLDQAAQIIRNVRGFVSRHKPLFQSVPLGELIDRTLLLLQQPIRSGGVQVDVIVSSATTKVPNARCNAIEIQQVLTNLLINAIEAIREADTRDPCITVRVGTDSRRMLYVEVSDNGPGVPEDLIPRLCEPYVTTKPSGLGMGLMISRTIVESHGGHLRYLPQRGTGATFRFTLPAWHDL, encoded by the coding sequence GTGGATCAACTGGGGACGGACTTTCCCTGGCGTCTCGTGCTGGAAAATACGATCGTCGGCATCAGCTATATGCAGAACCGGCGGTTTCTGTGGGCCAATGCCCGCATGGCTGAGATCTTCGGCTACAACGCCGGTGAGCTGGACGGCGAACCGGTTCGCAAGCTCTATGTCACGCAAGAGGACTATGACGACGTCGGCCGCCTGATGGCGGGCTATTCGCGCGACGGCTTCTACACGCACGAACGCGCGATGGCCTGCAAGAACGGCTCGCTCATCTGGTGTCGCATTTCCGGCCGGCTCCTTCGCCGCAATGACATGGTCGGCCCCTCGGTTTGGGTCGTGCAAGACCTGACAGATAAGAGGAACGCAGAGAACGAGCTGCGGCGCGTCAATCAACAGCTCGAGAACACCATCGAAAAGCGAACATCGAATCTCCGCAGGACCAACGAGGCTCTCAAGGCGGAGATTGAACGGAGAAAAACGTTACAGGCGGCATCCGCGGCCACTGGCGAAAAATTCCGCACCCTCTTTCGCCATTTGCCGTTAGGCGTTCTAGTCGTCGACGCGGAAGGCGCGATCGTGGAAGTGAACCGCACGCTTCAGAGCTATTTTGGAGTCCAATCACGCACCCGGCTCAAAGAACTCATGGACGACAGCTCGAGAGTCGCCTTGCCTGACGGTCAGACCTGCTCGCTGTCCAGCCTCCTACGTGATCACGCGACCGCACGGCTGGCTGTCGAGCGCTTCGAATTCGCCTGGATAAGAGCGCCCGGGCGTCTTCGACACATCGCCGCTATCGGCGCCCCGCTGGTGACCAGCCGCCGCGGCGTCGTGTTTACCTTTGCGGATGTCACCGAGAACCGCCGGCAGCGGGAACGAGAACATGAACAACATGCCGCATTGGCGCATGCATCACGCCTATCTCTGATGGGACAGATGGCCTCGGCCCTCGCGCACGAGCTAGGACAACCGCTCAACGCTTGCCAAAGCTACCTGAGCGGCATTCGACATCGGTTGGGTGCTGAACAACTTGATCTCGGAGAACTCGCACATGTGCTCGAGAAGACGTCAGCCCACCTGGATCAGGCGGCTCAGATTATCCGAAACGTTCGAGGTTTTGTGTCGCGGCACAAGCCGCTGTTCCAGTCCGTGCCTCTCGGTGAACTGATCGATCGAACGCTGCTGCTGCTCCAGCAACCTATCCGCTCTGGCGGCGTTCAAGTCGACGTGATCGTTTCCTCAGCGACCACCAAGGTTCCCAACGCGCGATGCAACGCTATCGAGATTCAACAGGTTTTGACAAATCTGCTGATCAACGCGATCGAGGCCATTCGCGAAGCGGATACACGCGATCCTTGTATCACAGTACGGGTCGGCACCGACTCCCGTCGCATGCTCTACGTTGAAGTCTCCGATAACGGCCCCGGCGTTCCTGAGGATTTGATCCCGCGGCTCTGCGAACCCTATGTCACCACCAAGCCGTCTGGGCTCGGTATGGGTCTGATGATCAGTCGGACTATCGTCGAGTCGCATGGCGGCCACCTGCGCTATCTTCCACAGCGTGGCACAGGCGCTACTTTTCGCTTTACGCTTCCGGCGTGGCATGACCTATGA
- a CDS encoding hydantoinase/oxoprolinase family protein: protein MFTVDIDTGGTMTDALVSDGAARHAFKVDTTPHDYTVSFLACLQEAAKAMQFPNVEAFLKKVSLIRWSSTITTNVLAERRGSKVGLFVSKGQEDALYGKGRSPIVGELVADGAVLGLPSDPTPADVLSGVKQLLEAGVRRICVSLAGSFPNNGAENAIKEVIEDQYPDHIIGAIPVLLGSEMAQLRHDQTRAHYSVMNAYTHTQLATSLFKAEDLLRDEHGWNGALLIGHTSGGVARIGKTKAVDTIESGPVFGTFSGAHMAGLYGFRNVVCFDVGGTTTKASIVRDCAPVFQRGGELMEIPVQTSFAMLRSAAVGGGSVAKVRKGSVTLGPESMGAAPGPACYGLGGDQATLTDALVFLGYLDPANFLGGRRALKVELARDAIERNVAKVLGVSTDVAALSIRDEAVAMMTKLVGNTLKEAGIDAKDTPLFAFGGNGPMFAAFIADQLEMPSTIAFDLGPVFSAFGSAISDVVHRYEQGVDLRWDEAAPESLAPVVASMRTQAERDLRGEGFDPEKATFVWEADVGTSDNDVAAVSFDCSDKDPSLILGALARAAKPFAANAKSQLRAVKLSTRYIVGSHGVTKRTNRVATERPNTRETRFVAGKREEVRVYRWEALNVGDIIKGPAVVNGATMTCPLPAGWRLTVDDYGNARMQRG from the coding sequence ATGTTCACCGTGGACATCGACACCGGCGGTACGATGACCGACGCGCTGGTTTCCGATGGTGCCGCTCGGCACGCCTTCAAGGTCGATACCACTCCCCACGACTATACCGTGTCCTTTCTCGCCTGCCTCCAAGAGGCCGCGAAGGCCATGCAGTTTCCGAATGTAGAGGCCTTCTTGAAGAAGGTCAGCCTGATCCGGTGGTCTTCGACCATCACCACCAATGTGCTGGCGGAAAGGCGCGGTTCGAAGGTGGGGCTGTTCGTCTCGAAGGGGCAGGAAGACGCGCTCTACGGCAAAGGTCGATCGCCGATCGTCGGCGAGCTCGTGGCCGACGGCGCCGTGCTGGGACTGCCTTCGGATCCGACGCCCGCCGATGTGCTAAGCGGCGTCAAGCAGCTCCTGGAGGCTGGCGTTCGTCGTATCTGTGTATCGCTCGCGGGATCGTTTCCGAACAACGGCGCCGAGAACGCCATCAAGGAGGTGATCGAGGATCAGTATCCCGACCACATCATCGGCGCCATCCCTGTTCTGTTGGGTAGCGAGATGGCGCAACTGCGCCACGATCAGACGCGTGCGCACTACTCGGTCATGAACGCCTATACTCATACTCAGCTGGCGACTTCATTGTTCAAGGCCGAAGATCTGCTGCGAGACGAGCACGGCTGGAACGGTGCGCTGCTGATCGGCCACACCAGCGGAGGTGTAGCGCGCATCGGCAAGACCAAGGCAGTGGATACCATCGAGTCCGGACCGGTGTTCGGCACCTTTAGCGGCGCGCACATGGCCGGCCTGTACGGCTTCAGGAACGTTGTCTGTTTCGATGTCGGCGGCACGACGACCAAGGCTTCCATCGTTCGCGATTGTGCCCCCGTGTTCCAGCGGGGCGGCGAACTTATGGAAATTCCCGTGCAGACCTCGTTCGCCATGTTGCGGTCCGCGGCGGTCGGCGGAGGGTCTGTCGCCAAGGTCCGCAAGGGCTCGGTCACGCTTGGTCCCGAGAGCATGGGCGCGGCGCCTGGCCCGGCCTGTTACGGACTGGGCGGCGATCAGGCGACGCTGACCGACGCTCTTGTCTTCCTGGGCTATCTCGACCCTGCGAACTTTCTGGGCGGGCGCCGGGCGCTCAAAGTGGAGCTGGCTCGCGACGCTATCGAACGCAATGTCGCAAAGGTGCTGGGCGTCTCGACCGACGTGGCAGCCTTATCGATCCGGGATGAGGCGGTTGCCATGATGACGAAGCTGGTCGGCAATACCCTCAAGGAGGCGGGCATCGACGCAAAGGACACGCCTCTCTTCGCATTTGGCGGCAACGGACCGATGTTTGCGGCGTTCATCGCGGACCAGCTTGAAATGCCCTCGACCATTGCATTCGACCTGGGACCGGTATTCAGTGCCTTCGGCTCCGCCATTTCCGATGTGGTGCACCGGTATGAGCAGGGCGTGGATCTGCGATGGGACGAGGCGGCGCCCGAGAGCCTCGCCCCGGTCGTCGCCTCGATGCGGACCCAGGCCGAACGCGATCTGCGCGGCGAAGGCTTCGATCCGGAGAAGGCGACGTTCGTCTGGGAAGCCGACGTTGGGACATCGGATAACGATGTGGCAGCAGTCAGCTTTGATTGCAGCGACAAGGACCCGTCGTTGATCCTCGGCGCGCTCGCGCGAGCGGCAAAGCCGTTCGCCGCCAATGCGAAGAGTCAATTGCGGGCTGTCAAGTTGTCGACGCGCTACATTGTCGGATCGCACGGCGTAACCAAGCGCACCAATCGCGTTGCAACGGAACGCCCAAACACGCGCGAGACACGGTTTGTCGCCGGCAAGCGCGAGGAAGTCCGGGTGTATCGCTGGGAAGCGCTGAACGTCGGCGACATCATCAAGGGCCCTGCTGTCGTGAACGGTGCAACGATGACGTGTCCGCTTCCGGCGGGATGGCGGCTCACAGTCGACGACTACGGTAATGCGCGCATGCAGCGCGGCTGA
- the apcB gene encoding acetophenone carboxylase subunit beta: MYEKIRFTEYLNLDLNNDKWCCHDCGTQLISARENYRRGCLVAERMPEEIHNPVIDGEYTFAPDKDWVRILEFYCPNCARQIETEYLPPGHPITHDIELDIDSLKARLASGDLVIREGKLVKPAGSANADSPRG, translated from the coding sequence ATGTACGAGAAGATCCGGTTCACCGAATATCTCAATCTCGATCTCAACAACGATAAATGGTGCTGTCACGACTGCGGCACTCAGCTGATCAGCGCGCGCGAAAACTACAGGCGCGGCTGTCTAGTCGCCGAGCGCATGCCGGAAGAGATCCACAATCCCGTGATCGACGGCGAGTATACGTTCGCACCGGACAAGGACTGGGTTCGAATCCTGGAATTCTATTGCCCGAACTGCGCGCGGCAGATCGAGACAGAGTATCTGCCCCCTGGACATCCCATCACGCACGATATCGAGCTCGACATCGACAGTCTGAAGGCGCGGCTTGCGAGCGGTGATCTCGTGATCCGCGAGGGAAAGCTCGTCAAGCCGGCCGGGAGCGCCAACGCGGATAGCCCGCGCGGGTGA
- a CDS encoding hydantoinase/oxoprolinase family protein, with protein MLTLDGERIIAKCPTTPHDLSIGFLNAIEAGGDKVGLTVEELLPKIDIIRYSTTVALNRLLQRQGPRIGLLTTEGHEDAILIGRGAQWTDGQRVAERRNIAVQNKPYPLIDRNLILGVKERVDSAGQIVRPLDEDDVREKLRLLMDRGARAIVVSLLWSFMNPAHEKRVRQIIREEYKEYHIGFVPVVLSSSVVSKLGEYERTMTAVLDAYLQRSMQNDIGATWDKLRDKGYRGAFLMIHNSGGSADIFKTPASRTFNGGPVAGLMGSAYFAKKLGFNNVIAGDVGGTSFDVALVVESSVRNYTFRPVIDKWMVNVTMMQTISVGAGGGSIASVSNGRITVGPRSAGSMPGPVCYDLGGTEPTVTDADVVLGYINPDTYYGGRMPLNRSLAAKAIDEKVARPLGISTEEAAALIRRVVDENMAGAIKREVHMRGYHPEDFVLFAFGGAGPTHMSGLRGDVPKAVVFPAAPVFCAMGSSIMDIVHMYEQSRRMVFMEPMSERLVVDREQFNATVSSLIRRAEADLRSEGLEVADAAYSLELDMLYGGQVNLKRASSPCLQISSDADAQAIYDEFEREFSEAFSPLVVNRPGGVFLDNFVLRVTVPTWKPDVAEYPLGAADPSPAQIGERKAYWPESKAWVSTPIYQFEQLQAGNVVTGPAVVEAELTTIVVPPGQKFAIDQHGLGILEALNPPPPRKRIGAQVAVAA; from the coding sequence GTGCTGACGCTCGACGGCGAGCGCATCATCGCCAAGTGTCCGACGACACCACACGATCTCTCCATCGGGTTTCTCAATGCCATCGAGGCAGGTGGCGACAAGGTAGGGCTCACCGTCGAGGAGCTGCTTCCCAAGATCGACATCATCCGCTACAGCACGACGGTAGCGCTTAATCGTCTTCTGCAGCGACAGGGACCCAGGATCGGTCTCCTCACGACTGAGGGCCACGAGGATGCAATTCTGATCGGGCGGGGCGCGCAATGGACCGACGGCCAGCGCGTGGCCGAACGACGCAATATCGCGGTTCAAAACAAGCCCTATCCGCTGATCGATCGCAATCTGATTCTCGGTGTGAAGGAACGGGTGGATTCCGCGGGGCAGATCGTCCGTCCGTTGGACGAGGATGACGTCCGCGAGAAGCTTCGTCTTCTGATGGATCGCGGAGCGCGAGCGATCGTGGTGTCCCTTCTATGGAGCTTCATGAATCCGGCCCACGAGAAGCGAGTACGCCAGATCATTCGTGAGGAATACAAGGAATACCACATCGGCTTCGTCCCAGTGGTGCTGTCGTCGAGCGTAGTCAGCAAGCTCGGGGAGTACGAGCGCACGATGACGGCCGTGCTCGATGCCTATCTCCAGCGCTCCATGCAGAACGACATCGGCGCGACCTGGGACAAACTCAGGGATAAGGGATATCGCGGCGCCTTTCTCATGATCCACAATTCGGGAGGTTCGGCGGATATCTTCAAGACGCCGGCGAGTCGCACCTTCAACGGCGGTCCGGTCGCGGGCCTCATGGGATCTGCCTACTTTGCCAAGAAACTCGGTTTCAACAATGTGATCGCGGGTGACGTCGGGGGGACCAGCTTCGACGTCGCGCTGGTGGTCGAAAGCAGTGTGCGGAACTACACGTTCCGGCCCGTCATCGACAAATGGATGGTCAACGTCACGATGATGCAGACCATCTCCGTTGGTGCGGGAGGCGGATCGATCGCGAGCGTCAGCAATGGACGCATCACCGTCGGGCCGCGGAGCGCGGGGTCGATGCCGGGACCGGTCTGCTACGATCTCGGCGGCACCGAACCGACGGTGACCGACGCCGACGTTGTTCTCGGCTACATCAATCCGGACACATATTACGGTGGCCGGATGCCCCTCAACAGGTCGCTGGCCGCCAAGGCGATCGACGAGAAGGTCGCCAGGCCGCTGGGCATCTCGACCGAGGAGGCCGCGGCCCTGATCAGGCGGGTGGTAGACGAGAACATGGCCGGCGCGATCAAGCGCGAGGTGCACATGCGGGGCTATCATCCGGAGGACTTCGTGCTGTTCGCGTTCGGAGGGGCGGGACCGACGCACATGAGCGGCTTGCGCGGCGATGTCCCCAAGGCGGTTGTCTTCCCCGCGGCACCGGTGTTCTGCGCCATGGGAAGCTCGATCATGGATATCGTTCATATGTACGAACAGAGCCGCCGCATGGTGTTCATGGAGCCGATGTCCGAACGGCTTGTAGTCGACCGCGAGCAGTTCAATGCGACGGTCAGTTCGCTGATCAGAAGGGCCGAGGCCGATCTGCGGAGTGAAGGGCTCGAGGTGGCGGATGCCGCCTATTCGCTGGAGCTCGACATGCTTTATGGCGGCCAAGTCAACCTCAAGCGCGCCTCATCGCCATGCCTGCAGATCAGTTCCGACGCCGACGCTCAGGCCATCTACGATGAGTTCGAACGTGAGTTCAGCGAGGCGTTCTCGCCGCTGGTAGTCAACAGGCCCGGCGGCGTGTTTCTGGACAATTTCGTGCTCCGCGTCACGGTGCCAACCTGGAAACCGGATGTGGCCGAGTATCCGTTGGGCGCCGCTGATCCGTCGCCCGCCCAGATCGGCGAGCGCAAAGCCTATTGGCCAGAAAGCAAGGCGTGGGTGAGCACGCCGATCTACCAGTTCGAGCAACTGCAGGCGGGCAATGTGGTGACCGGACCTGCGGTAGTCGAGGCGGAGTTGACCACCATCGTGGTGCCGCCAGGGCAGAAGTTCGCGATCGACCAGCATGGTCTTGGCATTCTCGAAGCGCTCAACCCGCCGCCGCCGCGCAAACGGATTGGTGCCCAAGTCGCCGTGGCAGCGTGA
- a CDS encoding hydantoinase B/oxoprolinase family protein, with amino-acid sequence MPIPSLEQKLTWLKPTPPTQRELELAAQIDPATFEIGFQRTNDILDEGMDVFVRSCRCAMGIAGDSLVAIMTATGDIVNGSCGTYLHAVIPPLVIKYILETYGNEIKDGDLWFANDAVYGGVHNPDQMVCMPVFYDGKLVAWTAALVHTTETGAIEPGGMPVSASSRFEEGMNVPPMRIGRNFRLDEDVVSMFVAFGIRAPSMIAVDLKARCTTADRVRTRLIELCDREGPDYLTGLFRRMLQEAEAGAKALIEQWPDGKYRCVTFSDAVGLKQGLVRSCYMTVDKKGDRMLVDLSETGPETPSPYNAHPQAAIAHFSNYIYEYLFHALPISNGTFASIDFKFGVRTCLSPDPRAATSCSVMISTGVMSAVHNTCAKAMYSTALWKQSGASMGNGGNALVLAGLNQWGAPFADMLAYSINTEGQGARPTEDGMDAFGFPWCVFGRAPNTEQVENEFPLLVPLSNHWKDSCGHGKYRGGVGTVQMWVAHHVPAVYMMAIADNTKLQTPQPLFGGYAPCTVPGIGIRNANVKTLMAEGSKALDLDIQTLLTERPIEGNYEIEFQGRSVRPYNNGDVATFAFSCGGTGYGDPIDRDAKAIEQDIVKGVLSPEAARHVYKVAWDETDRRVNLEQTAELRTQELLARKARGRRYDEFEAAWLKQKPRDEILTYYGSWPDAREVMPLLRA; translated from the coding sequence ATGCCGATTCCCTCACTCGAACAGAAGCTGACTTGGCTGAAGCCGACGCCCCCGACTCAGCGGGAACTGGAGCTTGCGGCTCAGATCGACCCCGCAACCTTTGAAATCGGGTTCCAGCGGACCAATGACATTCTTGACGAGGGGATGGACGTGTTCGTTCGCTCGTGCCGCTGCGCAATGGGGATCGCCGGCGACTCGCTCGTCGCAATCATGACCGCCACCGGTGACATCGTGAACGGCAGCTGCGGGACCTATTTGCATGCTGTCATTCCTCCGCTCGTTATCAAGTACATCCTCGAAACGTACGGTAACGAGATCAAGGATGGAGATCTCTGGTTCGCGAACGATGCCGTCTATGGCGGCGTTCACAATCCCGATCAGATGGTGTGTATGCCGGTGTTCTATGACGGCAAGCTCGTGGCCTGGACTGCGGCGCTGGTTCATACGACCGAAACCGGTGCGATCGAGCCAGGCGGTATGCCGGTCTCGGCCTCGTCCCGGTTCGAGGAAGGCATGAACGTCCCGCCAATGCGCATCGGTCGGAACTTCAGGCTCGACGAAGACGTGGTTTCAATGTTCGTCGCCTTCGGCATCCGCGCACCCTCGATGATCGCCGTTGATCTCAAGGCCCGCTGCACGACCGCCGACCGGGTGCGCACCCGGCTGATCGAGCTGTGCGACCGGGAAGGGCCGGACTATCTGACGGGGCTGTTCCGAAGAATGCTCCAGGAAGCCGAGGCGGGCGCAAAGGCACTCATCGAGCAGTGGCCGGACGGCAAGTACAGGTGCGTCACCTTCAGCGATGCTGTCGGCCTCAAGCAGGGGCTTGTGCGCAGCTGCTACATGACCGTCGACAAGAAGGGAGACCGCATGCTGGTGGACCTTTCCGAAACCGGTCCCGAAACGCCATCTCCTTACAACGCACATCCACAGGCGGCGATCGCCCATTTTTCCAACTACATCTACGAGTATCTCTTCCACGCTCTGCCGATCTCGAACGGCACCTTCGCCTCGATCGACTTCAAGTTCGGCGTGCGGACGTGTCTATCGCCAGATCCGAGGGCCGCGACCTCCTGTTCGGTCATGATCTCGACGGGCGTGATGAGCGCGGTTCACAACACCTGCGCGAAGGCGATGTATTCGACCGCGCTGTGGAAGCAGAGTGGTGCATCGATGGGCAATGGCGGCAACGCGCTGGTGTTGGCGGGACTCAATCAGTGGGGCGCGCCGTTCGCCGACATGCTGGCCTATTCGATCAATACGGAAGGGCAGGGCGCACGGCCGACTGAGGATGGAATGGACGCCTTTGGCTTCCCGTGGTGCGTGTTCGGACGCGCACCCAACACCGAACAGGTCGAAAACGAGTTTCCGCTACTCGTTCCTCTCTCCAATCATTGGAAGGACTCTTGCGGGCACGGCAAATACCGCGGGGGCGTCGGCACCGTGCAGATGTGGGTCGCCCACCATGTGCCCGCTGTGTATATGATGGCGATCGCCGACAACACCAAGTTACAGACGCCGCAGCCCCTGTTCGGCGGCTATGCGCCGTGCACCGTGCCCGGGATTGGAATCCGAAACGCCAATGTCAAAACGCTGATGGCGGAGGGCAGCAAGGCGCTCGACCTGGATATTCAGACATTGCTCACTGAGAGGCCGATCGAAGGCAATTACGAGATCGAGTTCCAAGGAAGGTCTGTGCGGCCCTACAACAACGGCGACGTCGCCACTTTCGCGTTCAGCTGCGGCGGGACCGGCTATGGCGATCCAATCGATCGCGACGCCAAGGCGATCGAGCAGGACATCGTCAAGGGGGTATTGTCTCCTGAAGCTGCCCGCCATGTCTACAAGGTGGCGTGGGACGAGACGGATCGTCGGGTCAATCTTGAGCAGACAGCGGAGCTGAGGACCCAGGAATTGCTCGCCCGCAAGGCACGAGGCCGTCGTTACGACGAATTTGAAGCCGCGTGGCTCAAACAGAAGCCACGCGACGAGATCCTGACCTACTATGGGAGCTGGCCCGATGCGCGGGAAGTTATGCCGCTCCTGAGAGCCTGA